The following proteins are co-located in the Leptospira weilii genome:
- the flgK gene encoding flagellar hook-associated protein FlgK codes for MGSTFSGLEIGKRGLAAHQQALQTTGHNISNADNKHYARQRVTMTAMDPLYDPSLNRANLPGQIGQGVEIASIERIRDNFIDDRIIETSGNKDYWAARNEYLYQLETVFNEPNGTTLRTLMDKFWSSWEDLANYPEDNAHRSVVLERANGLGSRTEDVYRKLAQLQDQANREIETKAYHMNTIAENIRTLNERIGKSEALGDKPNDLYDKRDALLQELSSLVDVTIGRSDEDELMVFIGQQILVQGNKANKIDIIGNSSKDGLLDLYWSATGDPVLLRKGRLQGLIEVRDKIIREKIDQVDSLSINVMDAVNEIHKDGFGINGNTNQAFFNIRSLSINTFGEYDSNGDGQNDVTAIFRVTGRNTIDPDRPIGINGTISFNQSDVKEAPVLIPYSSNDTLNGIIKKINASRSGVVAYMNHDNQLALKATVADDHPNKNFILRHLEDSGDLLVGMTGILMASGPSGAYDYKRLGEINKLQARSEDITLTPHFHPSSHFRVADSIANNVSNIAAARGKDVGGTGDYNSPGGHKDGRNALMVASALRNNPVMVDYSKTTDDFYNTLISKLGTEAREAKQEFGIQNDLMTELENMRQSVMGVNLDEEMANMVQFQHSYNASAKMINTMNEILDTIINRLGV; via the coding sequence TTGTATGACCCGTCTTTGAACCGCGCCAACCTTCCCGGGCAAATCGGACAGGGAGTTGAAATCGCTTCGATTGAGAGAATTCGAGATAACTTTATCGACGATAGAATCATAGAAACTTCAGGGAATAAGGACTATTGGGCGGCGCGTAACGAATATCTATATCAATTAGAGACTGTTTTTAATGAACCCAACGGAACCACTCTCAGAACTTTGATGGATAAGTTTTGGTCTTCTTGGGAGGATTTGGCTAATTATCCCGAAGATAACGCGCATCGTTCCGTCGTTCTTGAAAGGGCGAACGGACTCGGAAGCAGAACCGAAGACGTGTATCGTAAACTTGCGCAACTGCAAGACCAGGCCAATCGTGAGATTGAAACCAAGGCGTATCACATGAATACGATCGCCGAAAATATTCGTACTTTGAACGAGAGAATCGGTAAGTCGGAAGCTTTGGGCGATAAACCGAACGATCTCTACGACAAACGGGATGCGCTTTTGCAGGAACTTTCTTCCTTAGTTGATGTTACGATTGGTCGTTCCGACGAGGATGAACTGATGGTTTTTATCGGCCAACAAATTCTCGTTCAAGGTAATAAAGCGAACAAGATCGATATTATAGGAAATTCTTCCAAAGACGGGCTTTTGGATCTGTATTGGTCCGCGACGGGAGATCCGGTTCTTTTGAGAAAAGGAAGGTTGCAAGGTCTCATCGAGGTGCGTGATAAAATCATTCGCGAGAAGATCGATCAAGTGGATTCCCTTTCCATCAACGTGATGGACGCTGTGAACGAAATTCACAAAGACGGATTCGGTATCAACGGAAATACAAATCAAGCTTTCTTTAATATTCGTTCCTTATCCATCAACACATTCGGGGAATACGATTCCAACGGAGACGGGCAAAACGATGTCACTGCGATTTTTAGAGTCACCGGTAGAAATACAATCGATCCCGACAGGCCGATCGGAATTAACGGAACGATCAGTTTCAATCAATCGGATGTTAAAGAAGCTCCCGTGTTGATTCCTTATTCTTCCAATGATACGTTAAACGGAATCATTAAGAAGATCAACGCCTCTCGTTCCGGCGTTGTGGCTTATATGAACCACGACAACCAATTGGCTTTAAAGGCGACGGTTGCCGACGATCATCCCAATAAGAATTTTATACTCAGACATTTGGAAGATTCGGGAGACCTTCTTGTGGGAATGACCGGTATCCTAATGGCATCCGGTCCTTCCGGCGCTTACGATTATAAACGTCTCGGCGAAATCAACAAGTTGCAAGCGCGCTCCGAAGATATCACCCTAACCCCTCACTTTCATCCTTCTTCCCATTTTAGGGTGGCGGATTCAATAGCGAATAACGTTTCAAACATTGCGGCGGCTCGAGGTAAGGATGTGGGCGGAACCGGAGATTATAATTCGCCCGGCGGTCATAAGGACGGAAGAAACGCATTGATGGTCGCATCCGCTTTGAGGAACAATCCGGTTATGGTTGATTACTCTAAAACGACCGATGATTTCTACAATACTCTCATTTCAAAATTGGGAACGGAAGCAAGAGAAGCAAAACAGGAATTCGGGATTCAAAACGATCTCATGACAGAACTTGAAAACATGAGACAGTCGGTCATGGGCGTTAACTTGGACGAAGAAATGGCCAATATGGTCCAATTCCAGCATTCTTACAATGCGTCCGCAAAGATGATCAACACTATGAACGAAATTTTGGATACGATCATCAATCGATTGGGCGTTTAA
- the fliW gene encoding flagellar assembly protein FliW produces MGIEIQTKPFGKMQISEKQILSFPEGLLGFEDYKKFALIEEEEESVFKWLQSIEEVDLAFVVIPPSLFKKEYKPLIPEQELQGIGIAGIEDGLMLVIVTVPGEDPSLMTANMQGPILINKETLLGKQFISRNESHSVREKILASAAVEMD; encoded by the coding sequence ATGGGAATCGAGATTCAAACAAAACCGTTTGGAAAAATGCAAATATCGGAAAAACAAATTTTATCTTTTCCGGAAGGTTTGCTCGGATTTGAAGATTATAAAAAATTCGCACTCATAGAAGAGGAAGAGGAATCTGTTTTTAAGTGGCTTCAATCTATAGAAGAAGTGGATCTTGCATTCGTGGTCATTCCGCCTTCCCTTTTTAAAAAGGAATATAAGCCTTTGATTCCGGAACAGGAGCTGCAGGGAATAGGGATTGCCGGGATTGAAGATGGCCTGATGTTGGTGATTGTAACGGTTCCTGGAGAAGATCCGTCTTTGATGACCGCGAATATGCAGGGTCCGATTTTAATTAATAAAGAAACTCTTTTAGGAAAACAATTTATTTCAAGGAACGAATCTCATTCCGTTCGGGAAAAAATTCTTGCGTCGGCCGCAGTGGAGATGGATTAA
- a CDS encoding LA_1326/LA_4305 family lipoprotein, translated as MNQVIVLFFMILSFSCFAGIRKELNYFSDSIAFYSFENDPGLPSWLDRSATYLQNEEKNNFKSLIADALYQMRNKNDSLINDSTFRIFSKELSKEIAERSYEKFEHSPYHTYQLWILKKEDTINPGRRIRRTVFLLYPKVDSIHFVFFELNQFIDFQTPYTFQDWSNYSLSESNIKPSLEVYIPDSAIGVLSYYKDFQGESEKFHIVFQTHFSTLENAGVERSKKEKDSKNIEKRLIELKNLFDKKLISEEEFKKKREEILKSL; from the coding sequence ATGAACCAAGTCATAGTTCTATTTTTTATGATTCTTTCGTTTTCCTGTTTTGCTGGAATCCGTAAAGAGCTAAATTATTTCTCCGATTCGATCGCATTCTATTCTTTCGAAAACGATCCCGGACTTCCTTCATGGTTGGATCGTAGTGCTACCTATCTTCAAAATGAAGAAAAAAATAATTTTAAAAGTCTGATCGCAGATGCTTTGTATCAGATGAGAAATAAAAATGATTCTCTGATCAACGATTCTACATTCAGAATTTTTTCGAAAGAGTTGAGTAAGGAAATCGCTGAGCGTTCTTATGAAAAATTTGAACATTCTCCGTATCATACGTATCAGCTTTGGATATTAAAAAAAGAGGACACAATCAATCCAGGACGTAGAATTCGAAGGACGGTGTTTTTACTTTATCCGAAAGTCGATTCCATTCATTTCGTTTTCTTTGAATTGAATCAGTTCATAGATTTTCAAACACCTTATACGTTTCAAGATTGGTCTAATTATTCCCTATCCGAATCGAATATCAAACCTTCTCTAGAAGTATATATTCCGGATTCTGCAATCGGAGTTTTATCTTATTATAAGGATTTTCAAGGAGAATCCGAAAAATTTCACATCGTTTTTCAAACTCATTTTTCTACTTTGGAAAACGCCGGAGTAGAAAGGTCGAAAAAAGAAAAGGATTCAAAAAACATCGAGAAAAGACTCATAGAGCTGAAAAACTTGTTCGATAAGAAAT
- a CDS encoding flagellar hook-associated protein 3 → MRITNMMQNNSLIHNLNRHQLNMDETQNQLSTGQRIRLPSDEPGRATNQMFFRSRLNELETFQRNIDDGNSRLQQIDGELDRIGSLFQRARVLAVQASNGIYQGDKGFELEVAIGKEIDEILRALVDIANTRDATGRPLFGGHVIERPPFEPIESKIKGLQGIELKNQYIGVEYRGDIGEQLREIEKGEYVPVTIPGNKVFWGTNMSITSKVDNSGYVTSSDQKFKIDGIEIHVSAGDTIDDIIDKINNSPLEVKANKLAQDNISLSSTAPHQIWMEDIEGGTILRDIGLVDSATFEPPNNYSKSATVTGLSVFDVMIQFRNDLIQKDQERISGRDLQDLDLAMENILRYRAVVGARMNRMEEHAQRVDFDKSYMTELLSKNEGIDFPETIMNMKWLETVHQYALNVGSKIIKPTLMDFLR, encoded by the coding sequence ATGCGCATAACGAACATGATGCAGAACAACAGCCTGATTCATAATTTGAACAGACATCAACTCAACATGGACGAAACTCAAAACCAACTTTCCACAGGACAAAGAATTCGTCTTCCTTCGGACGAACCTGGTCGCGCTACAAATCAGATGTTTTTTCGTTCTAGACTGAATGAACTCGAAACGTTTCAAAGAAATATCGACGACGGAAATTCTCGCCTTCAGCAAATCGATGGAGAATTAGATCGTATCGGCTCCTTGTTTCAAAGAGCAAGAGTGTTGGCGGTTCAAGCTTCAAACGGTATCTATCAAGGTGATAAAGGTTTTGAACTCGAGGTTGCAATCGGGAAAGAGATCGATGAAATATTAAGAGCCTTGGTAGATATTGCGAACACGAGAGATGCGACCGGCCGTCCCTTATTCGGTGGTCATGTGATTGAGAGACCGCCGTTCGAACCGATAGAGTCCAAGATCAAAGGTCTTCAAGGAATCGAATTAAAGAACCAATATATCGGTGTTGAATACCGCGGCGATATCGGAGAACAACTAAGAGAGATTGAAAAGGGGGAATACGTTCCCGTAACGATACCGGGCAACAAAGTTTTTTGGGGAACGAACATGAGCATCACGAGTAAGGTGGATAACTCCGGTTATGTGACTTCTTCGGATCAAAAATTTAAAATCGATGGAATTGAAATTCATGTTTCGGCTGGAGATACGATTGATGATATTATCGACAAGATAAATAACTCTCCTTTGGAAGTGAAAGCAAACAAGCTCGCTCAAGATAACATCAGTTTGAGTTCAACGGCTCCGCATCAAATTTGGATGGAGGACATAGAAGGGGGAACGATATTAAGGGATATCGGTCTTGTGGATTCTGCGACTTTCGAGCCTCCGAACAATTATTCAAAATCTGCCACTGTAACCGGTCTTTCCGTGTTCGATGTGATGATTCAATTCAGAAACGATCTCATTCAAAAGGATCAGGAAAGAATTTCTGGACGTGATCTTCAGGATTTGGATTTGGCGATGGAAAATATTCTTCGTTACCGTGCGGTTGTAGGCGCGAGGATGAATCGAATGGAAGAACACGCTCAAAGGGTTGACTTCGATAAATCTTACATGACGGAACTTCTTTCCAAAAACGAAGGGATCGATTTTCCAGAAACCATTATGAATATGAAGTGGTTGGAAACCGTACACCAATATGCTCTTAACGTCGGATCAAAAATTATTAAACCGACATTGATGGATTTTCTGAGATAA
- the csrA gene encoding carbon storage regulator CsrA, which yields MLVLARRTNESIMIGDDIEIVIVDIKGDQVKIGVKAPRNVSVHRAEVYKDIQEENKKAAGTKVKPEDLGKIGDILKKKDSGKKD from the coding sequence GTGCTGGTCTTAGCAAGACGAACGAACGAATCGATCATGATCGGTGATGACATAGAAATTGTCATTGTGGATATAAAAGGCGATCAAGTGAAAATTGGAGTTAAAGCTCCGAGAAACGTTTCGGTACATAGGGCTGAAGTTTATAAAGACATTCAGGAAGAAAATAAAAAGGCGGCAGGAACAAAGGTTAAGCCCGAAGATCTCGGTAAGATTGGAGACATTCTAAAAAAGAAAGATTCCGGAAAAAAAGACTGA